A region of the Ostrinia nubilalis chromosome 21, ilOstNubi1.1, whole genome shotgun sequence genome:
CCTTTGAATACTTCACTAAAAAGTTGATTACTGCCTAGAAATAATAATCTGTTGGGAAAAGGAAAAGTTTACTGACCGGTCAATAACATCGCTGATAATCCCGTGCGGGTGGGACGAATTGAAAGAAggaaacatttttattacaacGGGACATCACATGATCACATCACAAGTACCTACATTAACCATTTTTGCACATAAACATAACAGTAGCATAAGAAAACACGAAGTATGCCACCGCGCCGCCATTGCAGAACACTGATCAATTTAGGACAATAATTTTCAGTTTGGTTTCATTGGCTCCGGAGGACATCGTCGGGTCACAAGTCGGGTTTAGTGGAAGAGtctcacataacccactggccgacCTAATCAGTAGAAAGCAAGTTACATACATTAGTGTTGCCAGTTATGTGCCGGTGCAGCGTGTCAGCATCCAGGAACGCTGCTATGACCACATCTCTACTCCGCTTCAGTGAACATAACCTGCCCACTTTGGTGGAAAACGACCCTCAGTAGGGTACCGTGAAACACAGAAGTGAAGTCAAGTTAAAAACTAAGCCAGGCCAGGATGTAGACAGCGAGCCACTCACATTAGTGTTGTTAGCCAGGCCAGGATGTAGACAGCGAGCCACTCACATCAGTGTTGCTAGCCAGGCCAGGATGTAGACAGCGAGCCACTCACATTGGTGTCGCCGGCCGCGTGCTGCCCGCCCGCCACGAGCCGGTGCAGCGAGGCGGCGTCCAGCAGCGCCTGGGCGGGCGGGCCGCGTGCCAGCCAGGCCAGGATGTAGACAGCGAGCCACTCACATTGGTGTCGCCGGCCGCGTGCTGCCCGCCCGCCACGAGCCGGTGCAGCGAGGCGGCGTCCAGCAGCGCCTGGGCGGGCGGGCCGCGTGCCAGCCAGGCCAGGATGTAGACAGCGAGCCACTCACATTGGTGTCGCCGGCCGCGTGCTGCCCGCCCGCCACGAGCCGGTGCAGCGAGGCGGCGTCCAGCAGCGCCTGGGCGGGCGGGCCGCGTGCCAGCCAGGCCAGGATGTAGACAGCGAGCCACTCACATTGGTGTCGCCGGCCGCGTGCTGCCCGCCCGCCACGAGCCGGTGCAGCGAGGCGGCGTCCAGCAGCGCCTGGGCGGGCGGGCCGCGTGCCAGCCAGGCCAGGATGTAGACAGCGAGCCACTCACATTGGTGTCGCCGGCCGCGTGCTGCCCGCCCGCCACGAGCCGGTGCAGCGAGGCGGCGTCCAGCAGCGCCTGGGCGGGCGGGCCGCGTGCCAGCCAGGCCAGGATGTAGACAGCGAGCCACTCACATTGGTGTCGCCGGCCGCGTGCTGCCCGCCCGCCACGAGCCGGTGCAGCGAGGCGGCGTCCAGCAGCGCCTGGGCGGGCGGGCCGCGTGCCAGCCAGGCCAGGATGTAGACAGCGAGCCACTCACATTGGTGTCGCCGGCCGCGTGCTGCCCGCCCGCCACGAGCCGGTGCAGCGAGGCGGCGTCCAGCAGCGCCTGGGCGGGCGGGCCGCGTGCCAGCCAGGCCAGGATGTAGACAGCGAGCCACTCACATTGGTGTCGCCGGCCGCGTGCTGCCCGCCCGCCACGAGCCGGTGCAGCGAGGCGGCGTCCAGCAGCGCCTGGGCGGGCGGGCCGCGTGCCAGCCAGGCCAGGATGTAGACAGCGAGCCACTCACATTGGTGTCGCCGGCCGCGTGCTGCCCGCCCGCCACGAGCCGGTGCAGCGAGGCGGCGTCCAGCAGCGCCTGGGCGGGCGGGCGCGCGTGCAGCGCCTCGTGCGAGGCCGCGCCCACGGCCGCCGCCCACAGAACCGCGCCGCCGCAGCGCGACACTAGCCAGGCCAGGTCCAGGGCTACGCACGCGCTCTGCGAAAAATGGTGAAACTTTTTTGACCAGTGTCAACATTGGTTTCGTTCGGCAACCGTTGTATCAGCACGTTAGCCCAAGCACACTGTAGGTATCCAAAGATATATCAAATTGCAATAGAATTTTTTGAAGTCCTAAAGATACATCATCATTATGCTTTCTTTTCTTTGAAGTGAGTCTCAAACTAAACAGGACAAAAGCAACTACACATTCCTAAGTGCCCAAAGATAGGTATGTGTATATCAAGTTGCAATAGAATTTTAAGAGGTACCTATGACCTCAGGAAATTCTAACCATCATGCATCATTATGCTTTCTTTTCTTAGAAGTGATAATCTCAAACTAAATACACTAGGGAAGTAGCTAATCGCTCCTATCACATTATCAGTCGTTTTTTCTTCACTCCATAAAGATAACTCTCTATAACGATAAAAAAATGCTCAGTTTTTAAGTTATGAAACAGATATGGGAACAAATCTGTAACAAAACATGTTCATCAAGCTGTCACTATCACAGAAATGATtgcattaaaatgtaattttcaaaatatcaCATTCTTCAGACCTTAATTTCTAACCCATCCTCTGGAAAATTAGAGGAGTGTGCTCCTTCCTTCAATGGAGACTGAATGAACTGTAAATAAGTTTACTCACGGGCTTCCCATAGTAGGAGAACTGTGTGTAGTTGAACATGAGCGTGTGCCGGCGCTCCTCCCACGCGCGCCTCTCGCGGCGCTTCTCCACGGCTGCCTCCAGGGCTTCCATGCCGCTGCCTTGGGGCTCCTGTTCCTGGAACAATCACCCATAGGTGTTCAATAACAGTTGTATGATTTATAGAAGGTGGAACAGTGAGTATAGACTAAAGCAGGGGTGACCAACCAGCAGATCGCAGCaaagcaaaaaatactacatgattgtgtactaaactatgttgtttcatttaagatttcaagaagtatgtaagtgatagatcgcccagggtttcgttagtaaacactAGATCTTATGTCTCATCAAGTTGGCTACCCctgctctagtctatactcatCTTAAGATCTAAATTACAAACTTACCTCTTCTTCATCATCTCTAAAAATGTCATCAAAATTAGGAATGTTTTCTTCAGTATCCTTATAGACTAGTCTCACCTGAAAACAATAATCCGAAAACATTAGTAAATTTTCATTTTGAGTATGTTAGCATGGTCATAAACAATCACTGGTGTTCACAAGCTTAAGTTATCGGATATCTTGACCTATACAAAAAGGAATTAGCATTATAATCACAACAAACCTGCCCATCACTATACACATTACAAATGTCTGTCGGTTTATGCGAGTCCAacacaaaaaatactacatcCTCCTCGGGCTGCAGGATATCCACCAGGTCTATGGTCCCGCCACAGTTCACCAGCACCACGAATTTGATCTCCTCATTGTTTTCTTCATACGCTGTCTTCAACTCCGACACACCCCCCACTGGGACCAACGTATACGATATATTATCACATTTAAACAATCCCTGGAGAATCTTACACGCACATATCGCGTCTACGTCGTAATGCACTAACAGAAGAACCCTCTGCAACAACAAACACCAACGTTTACCCACTGAATAAAGTTGTAAACAACGAAATGATAACCTACTTCTTCATCACTTACATTTCCAAGTAATACGTTATAAAAATCATTCCTGAGGTCTTCAATGAACATCTTTGAACCGAAAGAACACCAGGATCATCAAAATATCATCTTTtcatggtgaaaacaggcaatTTTCGGCGAAAGAAACCCACAAATAAACACCTGCTGTCTGCGATTGTCAAAAGGTCAAACTTTAACTGTCAAATTACCGATTTCGCGCGAAAATATACGGGCGTGTtcttgtgcaataaaaaaattcataaagttGCTTGATTTGATAATCGCGCGCGTCCccatttcaaaaaccggaaaaaactatcttttatttttttacctgAAAAATTAAACACTTCTTTTTTATTAATCACTCCATCCATTGGTGAAAACCAcatgaaaatccgttcagtaatttttgAGTTCATCGCGAACAAACAGGTAGGCGTGGCGGAGAACTTTGAATTAAAGTTGTTTGTTTAAGGTTATGGAAAATACTTTTCCATGgagattacataatattacattcAAATTACTGTTTAACTAGTTTTATTACATCAAATAAAAAGTTGAAGAAGTCacaaataaagttataaattttctgactctacagggtgttaggtaaatgggtatatgagccgacactagcccatgttaacatgggcataatATAAATgttatggtgaagtcagaaatttgatatcatcatttaattttttttaattttcatacaaaataaattttataaaatccgatttgtatgaaaattaaaataattaaaatgaagatatcaattttctggcttcaccataccatgtatatggccatgttaacatgggctagtgtcggctcatatacccatttacctaacaccctgtataaaagaggGTAGGTTGATTTCGGCCATGCATTTAACATTAGGTTCGAGAAAGTATagctctaatccatatctgtggtatAGGTACAAACAAGTTCCCTTCAAATAACATCTGTGTATGGCCACAGTACAATGTTTACTAAGAAGTACATTATTTAAGTACTGTATATGCCTGGGATAGAAGAGAGCGCTTCATAGTGATAAGACCGCCGACCTTAaattttacttacataataaataattctagTGTGTTATCGTGGtaaattaaaatacagtttaattttcagtgttatttattttgctcttaaaactaattttaaacatttgatCGATTTTTATATGACTCGACATGATGTTGCGCTATTCTATAC
Encoded here:
- the LOC135082004 gene encoding cell division control protein 45 homolog, producing MFIEDLRNDFYNVLLGNRVLLLVHYDVDAICACKILQGLFKCDNISYTLVPVGGVSELKTAYEENNEEIKFVVLVNCGGTIDLVDILQPEEDVVFFVLDSHKPTDICNVYSDGQVRLVYKDTEENIPNFDDIFRDDEEEEQEPQGSGMEALEAAVEKRRERRAWEERRHTLMFNYTQFSYYGKPSACVALDLAWLVSRCGGAVLWAAAVGAASHEALHARPPAQALLDAASLHRLVAGGQHAAGDTNVSGSLSTSWPGWHAARPPRRCWTPPRCTGSWRAGSTRPATPM